A stretch of Lathyrus oleraceus cultivar Zhongwan6 chromosome 6, CAAS_Psat_ZW6_1.0, whole genome shotgun sequence DNA encodes these proteins:
- the LOC127095420 gene encoding uncharacterized protein LOC127095420: MADGLLSTLIQFYNPVYHCFTFSDYQLMPTLEEYSHLIGVPIFSQAPFSGLEEDPKDQDIAKATHLKMSEIRDHMTTKGKMLGLTAKFLMNKARYFARMRSVDASEAVFALLIYGLFFFPSFDDFVAMDAIKIFLIGNPIPTLLADASHSVHMRNSYSGGMITCCMPMLYKWFISHLPRSHDFWDLKDGLLWSQKIMSLTHSDIVWYSHDYDGVSIIDSCG, translated from the coding sequence ATGGCAGATGGACTTCTTTCTACTTTGATTCAGTTTTATAATCCCGTGTATCACTGTTTCACTTTCTCCGATTATCAACTTATGCCAACACTTGAAGAATACTCTCATTTGATTGGTGTTCCTATTTTTAGTCAAGCTCCATTTTCTGGTTTGGAGGAAGATCCCAAAGATCAAGACATTGCAAAGGCTACTCACTTGaaaatgtcagagatcagggATCATATGACCACAAAAGGAAAAATGCTTGGTTTGACAGCTAAGTTTCTAATGAACAAAGCTCGGTATTTTGCTAGAATGAGGAGTGTGGATGCGTCTGAGGCTGTTTTTGCTCTACTTATCTATGGATTGTTCTTCTTTCCTAGTTTTGATGATTTCGTTGCCATGGATGCCATCAAGATCTTCTTAATAGGAAATCCAATTCCTACTTTGCTTGCTGATGCCTCTCATTCTGTTCATATGAGGAATTCTTATAGCGGGGGAATGATTACATGTTGCATGCCtatgttgtacaagtggtttatttctcacttgcctaGGTCTCATGATTTTTGGGACCTTAAGGATGGTCTTTTATGGTCACAAAAGATTATGTCGCTCACACATTCAGATATTGTTTGGTATAGTCATGACTATGATGGAGTTAGTATCATTGATAGTTGTGGATGA